ATTGTTTTCGTCATATCATTTTCTCTAACAAGAATACGACGATTTAAGTTTCCTTGCTTAATATCATCTAAAGAATCTTCAATAATAGAAAGCTTTTCAGAAACCTTATAGAGTTTTAAAATCAAGTAAACAATAACTACAAAGCAAAGAATTAAAATAATAAGTAGAATGTGAATCCAGTTCATGATTATGCCTCCTTATTGAAACGATAACCTACACCATGTACCGTCAAAATATAAAATGGCTGGTCTGAATTAGGTTCTATTTTCTTTCTTAGTTTACTTACAAAGGACATAATATTACTGTCATCAAAAGCATAGTCATCTTCCCAAACTTGTGTGTATATTTGTTTCTTTGTAAAGACACGACCTTTGTTTGTTGCTAAAAACACCAACAAATCAAACTCTTTTCCAGTTAAATCAATTGGTTTTTCTTGAACATGAACAGTCCTTGTTTCTTTGTCAATAACCATACCTTTAAAGGTAAGAATACTGACTGAATCTCCATAATTAAAAGTAGTATATCTTCTAATGAGAGATTGTACCCTAGCGATAAGTTCGTTAATGCTAAATGGCTTTGTCAAGTAATCATCTGCTCCAAGACTAAGACCTGTTACTTTATCTGGCTCACTTCCTTTAGCAGTTAGCATAAGGACAGGAACGTTACTATATTTTCGTATTTCAGATAAAACTTGAAATCCATCTTTATT
This genomic stretch from Lysinibacillus pakistanensis harbors:
- a CDS encoding response regulator transcription factor, translated to MTNKILIIDDDIELCSLVKKCVSQVNLEADVAYNGQTGLLQLMNEKDTYLLIILDVMLPNKDGFQVLSEIRKYSNVPVLMLTAKGSEPDKVTGLSLGADDYLTKPFSINELIARVQSLIRRYTTFNYGDSVSILTFKGMVIDKETRTVHVQEKPIDLTGKEFDLLVFLATNKGRVFTKKQIYTQVWEDDYAFDDSNIMSFVSKLRKKIEPNSDQPFYILTVHGVGYRFNKEA